The following proteins come from a genomic window of Rattus norvegicus strain BN/NHsdMcwi chromosome 8, GRCr8, whole genome shotgun sequence:
- the Or7e173 gene encoding olfactory receptor Olr1171, whose product MIHNPVENLTDVLEFHLVALSEDPDLQLFLFGLFLSVYLVTLLGNLLIILIIIFDSHLHIPMYYFLSNLSLVDIFLISTTIPKMIVGLKMHSRLISYAGCLTQMSLFLFFACMDDMILTVMAYDRFVAICHPLRYTVMMNPQVCAILILLCFSFSIFDSQLHNLIVLQITCFKDVEIANFFCHPSQLLNLACTNTLSSNIVICFISVILGIFPVLGIILSYCKIVFSILKIPSSSRKYKAFSTCGSHLTVVCLFYGAGIGVYLGSAVSHSPQKNAVASLMYTAVSPMLNPFIYTLRNRDISNALKRFHRRVF is encoded by the coding sequence ATGATTCATAATCCTGTAGAGAATCTAACAGATGTCTTAGAATTCCATCTCGTGGCACTCTCAGAGGATCCAGATCTGCAGCTTTTCCTCTTTGGATTATTCCTATCAGTGTACCTGGTCACTCTGCTTGGGAACCTGCTCATCATCTTGATCATCATCTTTGACTCACACCTCCATATACCCATGTACTATTTCCTGTCCAATTTATCTTTGGTTGATATCTTTTTGATCTCGACTACCATCCCAAAGATGATTGTGGGCCTCAAAATGCACAGCAGACTTATTTCCTATGCAGGCTGCTTGACACAAAtgtctcttttcctgttttttgcATGTATGGATGACATGATTCTAACTGTGATGGCTTATGACCGATTTGTGGCCATCTGCCATCCCCTTCGTTACACTGTCATGATGAACCCTCAGGTCTGTGCTATCttaattttgttgtgtttttcatTTAGTATTTTTGATTCACAGCTGCACAACTTGATTGTCTTACAAATTACCTGCTTCAAGGATGTGGAAATTGCAAATTTCTTCTGTCACCCTTCACAACTTCTTAATCTTGCTTGCACTAATACACTCAGTAGTAACATAGTAATATGTTTTATTAGTGTTATACTTGGCATTTTTCCTGTCCTAGGGATCATTTTATCATATTGTAAAATTGTTTTCTCCATTCTGAAAATCCCTTCCTCAAGTAGGAAATATAAAGCCTTCTCCACCTGTGGTTCTCATTTGACagtagtttgtttattttatggagCTGGAATTGGTGTGTACCTTGGCTCAGCTGTGTCACATTCTCCACAAAAGAATGCAGTGGCTTCACTGATGTATACTGCAGTGAGCCCTATGCTTAATCCTTTCATCTACACCCTGAGGAATAGAGATATCAGTAATGCCCTGAAGAGATTCCACAGAAGGGTTTTCTAA